The segment gagatttatgccagttggaagagtgggctgaaagatggcagatggagtttaatgctgataagtgtgaggtgctacatcttggcaggacaaataaaaataggaagtacatggtaaatggtaaggaattgaagaatgcaggtgaacagagggatctgggaataactgtgcacagttccctgaaagtgggacctcatgtagatagggtggtaaagaaagcttttggtgtgctggcctttataaatcagagcattgagtatagaagttgggatgtaatgttaaaattgtacacggcattggtgaggccaattctggagcatggtgtacaattttggtcgcctaattataggaaggacgtcaacaaaatagagagagtacagaggagatttactagaatgttgcccgggtttcagcaactaagttacagagaaaggttgaacaagttagggctttattctttggagcgcagaaggttaaggggggacttgatagaggtctttaaaatgatgagagggatagacagagttgacgtggataagcttttcccactgagagtagggaagattcaaacaagaggacataacttgagaattaagggacaaatgtttaggggtagcatgagggggaacttctttactcagagagtggtggctgtgtggaatgagcttccagtgaaggtggtggaggcaggttcgtttttatcatttaaaaataaattggatagttatatggacgggaaaggaatggagggttatggtctgagcgcaggtatatgggactaggggagaatacgtgttcggcacggactagaaaggtcgagatggcctgttttcatgctgtaattgttatatggttatatgaataacTTAGACCATGATcgagtttggagaaacagcgtggaaacaggctcttcggccctacTGCGCctgctagcgatccccgcacattaatactatcccacacgcactaggAGCTCCCGTGGAaaccccacagggagaacgtacaaactccgtgcagatatcgcccatagtcaggatcgaactcgggtctctggcgttgtgaggcagcaactctacccactgcagCACTGTCCATTTGGCTTAACAGAGCAAAATTCCTCAATTAGGTTAATATACAAAATTGTTTCTTACCAGAAGTATCATATAACGGCGCGACCTCAACCAAGTCGCAGCCGATTATTCTCATCCCCCGACACCCTTGGATAATCTCCAAGGCCTGTGGACACACACGCAGCAGATTTCATATTTCCACACTACATTCAGTGACTTCTTATCAATAATATGAACAGCCAAGAGCCACCTTTCAGCTTAATATTACCTATTATTAAAGGCCACTCCCACAAAGTTTCACGTACTTTGACAGTCACACAATCGGATAGTTAGCACGTTGCCAGCTTGGTTTCACGGGAGTACTCCTGCCCATCTCAAGAGCAAAGCAAGTAGCTGGTAAAGCTGACGGCCACCTCTCCtgtgatctctaaactaaaccacacctggagtattgtgtgcagttttggtcccctaatttgaggaaggacattcttgctattgatggagtgcagcgtaggtttacagggttaattcccgggatggcgggactgtcatatgctgaaagaatggagctgctgggcttgtaacactctggagtttagaaggatgagagggaacctcattgaaacatatcagattataaAGGGCttcgacacactagaggcaggaaacatgttcccggtgttgggggagtccagaaccaggggccacacagtttaagaataaggagtaagccatttagaacggagacgaggaaacactttttctcacagagagtggtgagtctgtggaattctctgcctcaagagggcggtggaggcaggttctctggatgctttcaagagagagctagaaagggctcttaaaaatagcagtcagggggtatggggagaaggcaggaacggggtactgattggggataatcggccatgatcacattgaatggcggtgctggctcgaagggcctaatggcctactccttactaCCGACGTTactaacgtcgcctatttccttcgctccatagatgctgctgcatccgctgatgTACACCACTTTGGTCAAcgcagagttgtttttaaatgtgctatacgaATAAAATCAACTGACTTGCTGACCCTGCAGagatgccttccttactaccgatagtCTCCTGTCTGTAAAATTCACGAAGGCCAGCATGGCTTCCTCCCCGCTTGCCAACTGCAGATGGGCAGTGGAAtatccgtgtaggaaggaactgcagatgctgatttaaaccgaagatagacacaaaatgctggagtaattcagcaggacaggcagcgtctctggaaagaaggaatgggtgaggtttcgggtcgagacccttcttcagactgaagatccgaaacatcacccattgcttctctccagtgcAATACATGTTGTGATCAATTACCTGACTGGGATGAAGACCTGCGATCTCCGGTGTTCCGGTCCCAGGTGCGAAGGCTGGGTCCAGGCCGTCGATGTCAAAGCTAATGTACACAGGGCCATCCCCCATCTGCTGCCTCACCTCGACCATCAGTGGAGCCAGGGAACGCAGCCAACATTCGCGTCCAGTAACCGTCCGAAAACCCTGGAACCAACAACAAATGCCCACAGCAGCGAGGAGTTAAATGATTCATTTTTCTCTAAAATGTTTATGAATTTGATggggcagcagtggagttgctgcctcacagcgccagagacccaggttcgatcctgaccacgggtgctgcctgtgcagagtttggctGTTCTCtcggtgactgcgtgggttttctctgggtgctccggtttcctcccacactccaaagtcatgagggtttttaataataataataataataataatcttatttatatagcacattttcagtcaatttgcattgaccccaaagtgcttcacataattacattacatttacacacaggcaaaggtgggtgaagtgtcttgccccaaggacacaacgacagtatgcactccaagcgggattcgaaccggctaccttccggtcgccagccgaacacttagcccattgcgccatctgtcgttaggttaattggctttggtaaaattgtaaattctccccctagtgtgtgtaggatattgttagtgtgcggggatcgctggtcagcatgggctcggtgggccgaagggcctctttccgcactgtatgtccaaactaaacgcttggacacgctagaggcaggaaacatgttcccgatgttggggggagtccagaaccaggggccacacacacagtttaagaataaggagtaagccatttagaacggagacgaggaaacacgtttttctcacagagagtggtgagtctgtggaattctctgcctcaagagggcggtggaggcgggttctctggatgctttcaagagagagttagatagggctcttaaaaatagcggagtcaggggatatggggaggaggcaggaacggggtactgattggggatgatcagccatgatcacattgaatggcggtgctggctcgaagggccgaatggcctactcctgcacctattgtctgttgtatatAAACTAAtaagaggctgcagatgttggaatttgtTAGATAAGGAAGGTGATAAATGGGAAGGAGACAGAGGAGAGATGGTGATGATGTTTCACAAGAGTTCCGTGCTTGGTCTCACCAGCATACAGATGGGTAATGGAACCTCTAAACGTCAGGCAAACCTAGCGAAAGGTGATGTAGGTGGGAGATCAGTTCGGGAGAAAAATAAGTAGAGGCACTTGAGAGTTCATATCAATAAACCCGACTTGGATGTTAGGAAGTGTAGGAAggcactgaagatgctggaagatacccacaaaatgctggagtaactcagcgggacaggcagcatctctggagagaaggaatgggtgacgtttcgggttgagactgaggacgataagacacaaaatgctggaataactcaacgggtcagacaccaTCACTGGAGCTATATTCATGGAATCCATGCTATAtgtaaagagggagttagatgtggcccttatggctaaagggatcagggggtatggagagaaggcaggtacaggatactgagttggatgatcagccaaaaactcagcgggtgcagcagcatctatggagcgtaggaaataggtaacgtttcgtcccgaaacccttcgggtttcgacccgaaacgttgcctatttcctttgggttttggccctatttgaggccagttgaggccagttcattggctatatttaagagggagctagatgtggcccttgtggctaaagggatcagggggtatggagagaaggcaggtacgggatactgagttggatgatcagccatgatcatattgaatggcggtgcaggctcgaagggccgaatggcctctactcctgcacctattttctatgtttctatggagaaaaggaataggcgacccgaaacgtcacccattccttctctccagagatcgtgcctgtcccgctgagttaccccagcattttgtgtgtctgtctAGGATGTTTGGATGACTAGCTGACCCCTTGAGCCATgagaacaccctgccgttgcacatcagacaggccccctcactgtccaacttcaaatccagtgttaaaacgcatttgtactccctggcttttgaccatgcctgaggctttgcttctgtttgtggtgtttttgatgtttctttattttactcgTCTTTTcccactatttcttttgattgttatttttggtgtgtattaactttttttgtcaatgattagtgatgtacagcactttgttgcagctatgtttgtttttaaagtgctctataaataaaattattattattattattatgaggggaagggaaaaaaaaggaaCTGAAAGCTTACCTGTTCTCTGCCCCAAATGTAACCATCTGGTTCGTACGTGGACCCGCGGAGGCCGATCTGCACGACCCGCTTACAGTCGAGAAGCCCCTCGTCCACGCAGCGTCTGAATGGCGTCCCGTGGCATATTTTCGACCCGAGGACAATATCACTGGTGTCTGCATGAGCATCGATATGAACCAGTCCCACTGGGCCATGTCTGAGTAAAAACACAAGACAGACTATCtggttctcaatagacaatagacaataggtacaggagtagaggccatttggcccttcgatccagcaccgccattcaatgtgatcatggctgatcatccccaatcagtaccccgttcctgccttctcccccatatcccctgactccgctatttttaagaaccctatctagctctcgcttgaaagcatccagagaacctgcctccaccgccctctgtgaggcagagaattccacagactcaccactctctgtgagaaaaagtgtttcctcgtctccgttctaaatggcttactccttattctcaaaatTCTCAACCATGATGTTCCTCCAATACGATATTCAATCTTGTCTCATACTTAATGGCCacggataaaatattaaaaggacAATAGCTCCAGATATAAACCTCAGAGCTTGAAATATTCAGGGGAAAAAagcagactttagtttagtttagaggtacagggcagaagtaaggcccttcggcccatcgagaccgcacctaccagcgatccccgcacactagcagtatcctgtaCTCgacggataatttacaatttttaccaaagccaattaacctacaaacctgaacctattttagagtgtgggaggaaaccggagcacctggagaaaacccacgcagcctcGGGGAGcaagtacaaactccctacacacggcacctgtagtcaggatcgaacctgggactatggtgctgtgtggcagcaactccaccactgcacccccGTGCTGCCCTGAGGAGAAAACTAAtttggaaaatatatatatattttccaaatgcatttggaaatgcatttcgttgtctctgtactgtacactgacaaggacaattaaaattgaatctgaatctgaaaattgaatctgaatctgatttctgaattatttatttttagacAATTAACTGCTTTAGAAATAATATTTTGTATTTTCCCTGTCTGAAAGGATGCATTCGGCAGCATGTGTGAAAAGTATATTTCATCAGAGCAGTGGTGACCAAATGGATGAAAACAAATAATGTCAGCGGGCATTTCCAGGACACGTGTATGGGGAGAGTACAGAGTCCAGGATCCCTCAAGCATTTCAATGACAATGAGTAACAACAACACTTACTTTTCTGTCAGTGCCTGAAGTATGGGGTATGTTATTGTGTGATCGCCACCTAGACCATATTAAACAGACAtagttagacacaaggaactgcaatgccgggcacacaaaaaaagatacaaaaatgctggagtcattcagcaggtcaagcagcacctctggagaacagggataggtgacgtttcagaccgggacccttcttcagactgattgtagtggggaggagaaagctggaggagaggtgggggtggggcaagtgatgggtggatactgtCGAGGAGGGGGTTTGATTTGCATGTGGTGGACAGAGGCGAGAGGTAAAAAAGGAGGCAAAAGGATGTAAGATAAGGAGGGGGAGTGACATGTGAGGTCAGAGGAAGGGAAGACATTATTGGcgcagtttagtttcgtttagagatacagcgaggaaacaagcccctcggatcaccgggtccgcgccgaccagcgatccccgcaccctaacgCTATtccacacgctggggacaattcacaattttttttaccaaagccaattcaccttcaaacctgcacgtctttggagtgtgggaggaaaccggagcgcccggagaaaacccacgcaggtcacagggagaacgtacaaacggcgcctgtagtcaggatcgaacccgagtcacgggggcagcaaggcagcaactctactgccgtgccactgtgctgccccaaattaGTAGacaaaagcaactgcagatgctggcttacaaaaaaaaaaaaacccaaagcaaCAGCGGGTCAGGAGGCCCCATCGCTGaagaatctttcttcagactgattgtggtaatggggagaaagctggaagagggataGGGTGAGACAACgcccggcaagtgataggtgggtacaatgttcaagaaggaactgcagatgctggaaaatcgaaggtagacaaaactgctggagaaactcagcgggtgcggcagcatctatggagcgaaggaaataggcgacgtttcgggccgaaacccttcctcagactgacataGGTGGatacaatcgttccaggtgcgacagaggtttacctgcatctcttccaacctcatctattgcgtccgctgctctagatgtcagcagatctatatcggtgagaccaagcggaggttgggcgatcgtttcgccgaacacctccgctcggtccacaataaccaagctgacctcccggtggctcagcacttcaactccccctcccactccgtctccgacctctctgtcctgggtctcctccatggccacagcgagcagcaccggaaattggtggaacagcacctcatattccgtttggggagtctgcaccccgggggcatgaacatcgaattctcccaattttgttagtccttactgtctcctccccttcctcagcccccctgctgcctcctcccaccccccagccttctggctcctcctccttttccctttcttgtccccccccacccccccccccgatcagtctgaagaagggtttcggcccgaaacgttgcctatttccttcgctccatgcaaagagttgaacaatctccactataggaaataggtaacgtttcgggtcgaaacccttccgggtttcggcccgaaacgttgcctatttccttcgctccatagatgctgctgcacccgctgagtttctccagcttttttgtgtaaccataggTGGATACAACTTGGGTGTTTTTAATGGCACActgctggacaaaggccagggataaAAAGGAGGCGAAAAGGTGTACGataaaggagagaagaggagtgagatGTGAAGGCATAATTAGTGATATTTGACGGGGATTAAAAATTCTGCTTTGTCTTCATTTGTGGacaccagggagaatttacatgCTATTTTAAATTGCATCGTGGAATAATTTACCTGCAGTGGCAAGAATGGGCTTTGTGCAACATCCGTTTCAAGTGAAAACCAGTACTTATTTGCTAATTAAATGAGTGTCGCTGAATTCTCTGGAGTGAAATCTGAACCCACACAGCAAGGGTGTTACCGACTGAGCGAGATCTTGCAGGAGAACAGACGCCCTGTATTTTGTTGATCCCAGGGAACATCAGGCTGAAATTCTGGCTACAAATGCTGTTGTACCTGTTTGAGCATTTATAGTGACTGCCACATGCCACATTTatgtgtaatagaaacatagaaaataggtgcaggagtaggccattcggcccctcgagcctgcaccgccattcgatatgatcatggctgatcatccaactcagtatcccaaccctgccttctctccataccccctgatccctttagccacaagggccacatccaactccctcttaaatatagccaatgaactgtggcctcaactaccttctgtggcagagaattccacagattcaccactctctgtgtaatgaatgaactgcagatgctggtttacactgaagaagatacgaaatgctggagtaactcagcggggcaggcagcatctctgggggtgacggaacgtcagccattccttctctccagagatgctgcctgtcccgctgagttactccagcattttgtgtctataagggCAGCGATTGTTGGCGatgcaagggtctcgacccgaaacgtcacccattccttctctccagagatggtgtctgacccgttgagttactccagcatttgtgtctgtcttcttgtATCTTTATAAACTGTATTCATATTCTCCTCCCGAGGAGATTCCGCCCAAGATTCATACCCAAGGTGAGGGGTATGCAGCCAGTGGATGTGATCTTCTGGAAGGCCTCCCTGATCATCTTGCAGCTCTGCTTCAGGTCGTAAAGGCTGACGTTGACGTCTCCAATATCGGCCACCATCAGGGATTCGAAAGGGGCCGCCTTAGTCGCCCCGTTGTAAGCTCGGACTAAACACGACTCTGCCCGGATATGTCGGGGCCCAAACCTACGCAGAGAGGAAAATAAAAATGATTCAATGACTCAACGATACttcctctagatgtcagcagatctatatcggtgagaccaagcggaggttgggcgatcgtttcgccgaacacctccgctcggtccgcaataaccaagctgacctcccggtggctcagcacttcaactccccctcccactccgtctccgacctctctgtcctgggtctcctccatggccacagcgagcagcaccggaaattggaggaacagcacctcatattccgtttggggagtctgcaccccgggggcatgaacatcgaattctcccaattttgttagtccttgctgtctcctccccttcctcagcccccctgctgtctccctcccatcccctagCCTTCGGgccactcctccttttccctttcttgtccccacccacccccgcccccgatcagtctgaagaagggtttcggcccgaaacgttgcctatttccttcgctccatagatgctgctgcacccgctgagtttctccagcttttttgtgtaacactcaacgatactttattgttgcatgtacccaGCCACAGTGAAGTGCTTTATTTTTGTACACAGCCCGGTGGAACCATGCAGTAGACCTCACCTGGGCCGTAcataaagagtcgccacgtttctggcgtcGACAAAGAGTTAATCGAACGGTCTCCACAAGTTCATGaaagtcgtaggagcagaattaggccattcggcccatcacgtctactccaccattcattcttggccgatctatctttccctctct is part of the Leucoraja erinacea ecotype New England chromosome 30, Leri_hhj_1, whole genome shotgun sequence genome and harbors:
- the agmat gene encoding agmatinase, mitochondrial — encoded protein: MEWLLCRRLPSLLRRQQQRLALQPPAGRSYSSPRFNVPKSGADVARSVGVCSMMRLPVQDSSQGLDAAFVGVPLDTGTSNRPGARFGPRHIRAESCLVRAYNGATKAAPFESLMVADIGDVNVSLYDLKQSCKMIREAFQKITSTGCIPLTLGGDHTITYPILQALTEKHGPVGLVHIDAHADTSDIVLGSKICHGTPFRRCVDEGLLDCKRVVQIGLRGSTYEPDGYIWGREQGFRTVTGRECWLRSLAPLMVEVRQQMGDGPVYISFDIDGLDPAFAPGTGTPEIAGLHPSQALEIIQGCRGMRIIGCDLVEVAPLYDTSGNTALTAANLLFEMLCVLPNVKYY